The proteins below come from a single Alnus glutinosa chromosome 9, dhAlnGlut1.1, whole genome shotgun sequence genomic window:
- the LOC133876802 gene encoding uncharacterized protein LOC133876802 codes for MPPRRRPLCDSNRVPRPEVNGEEDLPPPPPPPPFNDGIHPALIQLIADTTRHLAEAISRIPRPNERAEPVGCSLRDFASYHFRTFERTEGPNAAEAWLTDIDVMYTTLGCTDEQKVQYIVLQLTGEARKWWTARKILLGEGTAITWEMFKVEYNRRFFPRSQRQLRAIEFQNLVQGDMTVEQYSARFMELARFAANLIPDEEMKAERFENGLNPRIRERVICLEIKEYARLVEVASLAESGI; via the coding sequence ATGCCTCCTAGACGCCGTCCTCTCTGTGACTCTAACCGTGTCCCTCGTCCTGAAGTAAATGGTGAGGAAGATctgccacctccacctccaccgccaccaTTCAATGATGGCATACACCCAGCTTTAATACAACTTATAGCTGACACCACTAGGCATCTTGCCGAGGCAATATCAAGAATTCCGCGACCTAATGAACGAGCCGAACCCGTAGGTTGCTCATTACGTGATTTTGCTAGCTATCATTTTCGAACTTTTGAAAGAACTGAAGGGCCGAATGCTGCAGAAGCATGGCTCACAGACATAGATGTGATGTACACTACTCTCGGCTGTACAGACGAACAGAAAGTTCAGTACATTGTACTGCAGCTGACGGGTGAAGCAAGGAAATGGTGGACTGCAAGGAAGATACTGCTTGGAGAAGGAACAGCGATCACTTGGGAGATGTTCAAGGTGGAGTACAATCGACGCTTTTTCCCTAGATCCCAAAGGCAATTGCGGGCGATAGAATTCCAGAATCTTGTTCAAGGTGACATGACTGTGGAACAATATTCCGCTAGATTTATGGAGCTAGCTCGGTTTGCGGCCAACCTCATCCCTGATGAAGAAATGAAAGCAGAACGATTTGAGAATGGCCTCAACCCTCGTATCAGGGAGAGAGTGATTTGTCTGGAAATAAAGGAATATGCCAGATTGGTGGAAGTTGCATCACTAGCCGAAAGTGGAATATGA